TGAGACAGCGCTGGTTTTAACAGTGGAGATGTGAATCTTAAAATCGTTTGCGTTTAGGTCGTCCACTTACATGGCGAAGTTACAAGGGAAGCACTGGAAAACTTAAGgcttttttgtataattattcaataaacaaaatgagtATTGGAAACCGAAATTATTTGAGAGACATCTTCTACATTTCTTGATAAGAGGGAGCTTTAATATAATTACCTAAAAAATATTGGGAAAGTTCATAACATTTACACATATTCACAGTACAAGCTTTATGGAAACTTTAATACAGCAGATTTTTCGTGGAAATATACCAAAAGCACggtttttgaaattgaagtaaCAGTTTTTATTTGACTTTCTTTCTTGAACTTGAAATGCTGATTCATACCTCTTTTTCTATGTCCATTTGGCtctaaatttttgataacaaactGTGAGCTTGATGTTATATTTATAGTGTCGATACGATGTTGACTCACGaataaaattcattgatttatATTATGTTCCTAAATGAAACTGCATCGTCATTTGGTGTGCTCtcagttttcatttttgatCTACAACCTAGTTCTATGGTTATTTGTCATAATCTGTCAGTGCCAGTGCATTAGTTTATagttttcaaaagttatttagtgagaataattgaatttttcttggACCCAAGATTGCTCGCTTCTAATCGTAATAGTTGAGATATTTTAACGATAtactttataatattaaaacatgGTAAGCATTGATAATTGATACGccattgaggttatgtttaatGACAATGCTAAATTTTTAcatgtaatttaaaattatctgaaaaatttatcaaatatcaaGTCTTATTAAATTGCCTATTTTTTAGTCTATTCTTGCTTATAATGGAGGTGCAATGGTGGCAATGAAGGGCGAAAACTGCGTTGCCATAGCGGCAGATAGGAGATTTGGTATCCAAGCCCAAACAGTAgctacaaattttcaaaaaatatttgaaatgggTCCCCATTTATATGTCGGTCTCCCAGGATTAGCCACTGATACACAAACAGTAATGGAAAAACTTCGTTTCCGTAAAAACCTCTATGAACTAAAAGAGAATAGAAGGATAGCACCTAAAACATTTGCTTCAATGATTTCAAATATGTTATATGAAAAGAGATTTGGTCCATTTTTCGTAGAGCCCGTTGTAGCTGGACTTAGTCCTGATACTTATGAACCATTTATCTGTAATATGGACCTTATCGGATGTATTAACCAACCCTCAGATTTTGTTGTTGGAGGTACAGCTTCTGCACAATTATATGGTATGTGTGAAGCTCTTTGGGAACCAAATTTGGGTCCGGAGGACCTTTTCGAAACTATAT
This genomic interval from Diorhabda sublineata isolate icDioSubl1.1 chromosome 7, icDioSubl1.1, whole genome shotgun sequence contains the following:
- the LOC130446663 gene encoding proteasome subunit beta type-3, whose protein sequence is MSILAYNGGAMVAMKGENCVAIAADRRFGIQAQTVATNFQKIFEMGPHLYVGLPGLATDTQTVMEKLRFRKNLYELKENRRIAPKTFASMISNMLYEKRFGPFFVEPVVAGLSPDTYEPFICNMDLIGCINQPSDFVVGGTASAQLYGMCEALWEPNLGPEDLFETISQALINAFDRDAISGWGATVYIIEKDKVTVKNLKTRMD